Below is a window of Flammeovirga kamogawensis DNA.
TACAAAAGCCCTACATCAAAATTTAGCATAAAGTCTTTTGAAATTTCGGGTTGATTTTCATCTGGAGGTAGCACTTGCTTATACGACTGTGCTCCCCAATTAAGCCCAATATAGGGACGTAATTTTCCTTCTGTTATGGCCCAAGGATATATTCTTGCTCCTGTGGCTACCGAATGTGAAAGCTCGTGGTTTGCATGCTCACTGTCCAAATTTATTTGTCCTAAAGGGAATGTAACATAGAACTCAGTATGACCCCAAAAATGGAAAGCACCCCATGTTAGATATGGGTTGATGGTAGCTGAGGATTCAAAATGACTCACAATACCATCTGCCAATTGATTACCAGTAAAAGAGGGGAAATAAGTGCCACCGACTTCTAAGTACATTTTGGCAAAATCTAGCCTTTGTTTAGTTGAACTAGCATCTTGAGACTTAACAGTGGAAGCACAAAAATAGATTATCACGATAAATAGGATATAATGTCTCATAAAATCAAAATTCATAACCGATAAAAAAACAAATACTGTTATCAAATGTATTGCTGTTAATTGTAGTATCGCCCAATTGGGTTTCTTCTATTGGGGTGAGGTGAAATCTCAGTGGTATAGAAAAACGATAATACAAACCCTTTATTTTGAATAAGTCGGTTTCAGTGTAGCTGATGGCTGAACCAAAAGTGAAGGATGAATTATTGAGCTGTTCATCCAATTGGGTGTGTTGGTACTCGTGCGTGTAATAGCCCATTGAAGGACTGACATATAGTCCTTTTGCAAAAACAGGAAAATCATAAAACACCTCATAACCAACCTGCTTTCCTTTTACTTTTTCACCATCTACGGCTTTTGCGAAATTAGAAGACAGGTGTTCTTCGGATAGGTGAAGATTGGTATAAGCAAGTCTTAAAAGGTGGTCATTTTTAAACCGAACACCAATCTCGCTTCCCAACGATTTGAATTTGTTAAAAGCGGCTTCCCCAAAATCGTAAGCAATAAAATACTTAGTGTTTTTACTTTTGGATGAATCTTCCCGACTACCGATAATTAGTCTCTGAGAATTTTGGGAATGCAATGCCAAATCTTGAGCATTGGAGCGAATGCAACTAAATTCAATGATTACAATGAGCAATAATTTATACTTCTTCATTCTAAATTTTTGAAGCAAAATTATCTGGTCACTGCGGGGTGGGCAATCGGGAAAGCGTAGGATTTAATCCCCTAATCGGGATTTCATACAAAAGTATGAGTATTGATAATCAATTAGTTACTTGTAAGTAAGTTTACTAATTCATTTCGAGTCTTTACACCACATTTTTTATACACGTTGCTAGCGTGGGTTTTGACGGTAGGAAGTGAAATAAAAAGCTGATCAGCAATATTCTGATAGGTCATTCCCTTGTGGAGTAGGGTGGCAACTTCTTGTTCCCGTGCTGTAAGTGCATAGTTCTTGAAGTGTTGTTCATTGGGTGATAAATCTTTTTTTAATAGGGATAACCTTTGCAAGTCGTCATAAATTTTACGAACAGCCAATGCGATAAAGGCAAAATACAGTAGAAAACCTATTTGTAATTGTTGATATTCTTCTTCAAAAGCGTAATGGAAAATGAGGTAAACAGGTACAAGTATCAAAAAAGTTAGAGCAAAAACCCTGTTTGATTTCTCCATATGTTGAAATTGTTGAATAGGTTTGGTTTGGCTGGTAATCAACATCGATATCACTATAGAAGTAATTAAAAATCCAACCACAGCCCATTGGGCAAAAACCATGGGCCCCATAAATTTAGATACAATCACAATAACCGCTAACGCTATTGAAAGTGCAATTTTTATCTTTTTGAATAGGGATGAGATGGAATGCTTTTGCTGACTCAAA
It encodes the following:
- a CDS encoding response regulator transcription factor, translating into MEKRETIGLTISLILLLISMGISPLLPAEKTTTISTLLCMILVAIATFLDTLSQQKHSISSLFKKIKIALSIALAVIVIVSKFMGPMVFAQWAVVGFLITSIVISMLITSQTKPIQQFQHMEKSNRVFALTFLILVPVYLIFHYAFEEEYQQLQIGFLLYFAFIALAVRKIYDDLQRLSLLKKDLSPNEQHFKNYALTAREQEVATLLHKGMTYQNIADQLFISLPTVKTHASNVYKKCGVKTRNELVNLLTSN